Within Hydrogenophaga sp. PAMC20947, the genomic segment ACTGAGGATGCCCCCAGCCTGGCCTTTGAACAGTTGCTCCAGCTGCGCAGGGTCGATCCCGGGCACAGGGATGTGTGCGCCGATTCGGTAGACCACCAAGGCCAACAACAAGAACACAAGACGGCGACGCAGGTCACCGAATTTGCCTGTTTTGGCTAGGGTTGCGGATCCAGTTGCCACAGATTGCCTTTTTAGCGTTCGATCAGACCACCGAGCCGCCAGCGGCTTCGATAGCTTGCTTGGCACCAGCGGTTGCACCAATGCTCTTCAAATTCACAACACGGGTCAATTCGCCCGTTTTGATCACTTTGACGCGCTTGGCGATGTGGGCCACGAGCCCTGCCTGCTTGAGCACCAACATATCAACATCGGCAACCGACAGACCATTCAGGTCGGTCAAGGTCACTTCGGCGTTGAACTGCAGTTGAGCGGACTTGAAACCACGCTTGGGCAACCGGCGCTGCATAGGCATCTGACCGCCTTCGAAGCCGACCTTGTGGTAGCCACCCGTACGCGATTTTTGACCTTTGTGGCCACGACCAGCGGTCTTGCCCAGGCCAGAGCCGATGCCACGACCCACGCGACGCTTGGCGTGCTTGGAGCCTTCGGAAGGCTTGATGGTATTGAGTTCCATGTCTATAGCTCCGATCAGAGTACTTTGACCAGATAGCTGATCTTATT encodes:
- the rplO gene encoding 50S ribosomal protein L15 — translated: MELNTIKPSEGSKHAKRRVGRGIGSGLGKTAGRGHKGQKSRTGGYHKVGFEGGQMPMQRRLPKRGFKSAQLQFNAEVTLTDLNGLSVADVDMLVLKQAGLVAHIAKRVKVIKTGELTRVVNLKSIGATAGAKQAIEAAGGSVV